The following are encoded together in the Bradyrhizobium sp. CCGUVB1N3 genome:
- a CDS encoding DUF1330 domain-containing protein, translating to MPKAYLIAEHIVTEPAVFEEYRVKVGPMIGKYGGRYLTKGDEHRFPEGGHWEPERVVIIEFPDRQSLYDWYNSPEYQPLIKLRKESTSDLDMLITLEGV from the coding sequence ATGCCAAAGGCTTACCTAATCGCTGAGCACATCGTCACCGAGCCCGCTGTGTTTGAGGAGTACCGGGTCAAGGTTGGACCGATGATCGGAAAATATGGCGGGCGGTATCTGACCAAGGGCGATGAGCATCGATTTCCCGAAGGTGGTCATTGGGAGCCCGAGCGCGTCGTGATCATTGAATTTCCTGATCGGCAATCACTCTACGATTGGTACAACTCACCTGAGTATCAGCCGCTCATTAAGTTGCGGAAAGAAAGCACCAGCGATCTGGATATGTTGATCACGCTTGAGGGGGTCTAG
- a CDS encoding Crp/Fnr family transcriptional regulator: MEKISTSSGNRLLAALPPADLGLLAPHFQTVSFQSDAVLVRSGDQLDQVYFPHSGAIAFMLDMPDGQTVATTLMGREGALASLSVLGPSLSSVTAIARVAGTASLISVAKFRAAYAQSEAIRNVVQVHARALLLQLQHVAACNALHRVDRRMARWLLQLHDRVPDDVLPLTQEALAQLLGVRRTTVTLTMSKLRAAGAIPSDRRGFVEIDRARLERVACACYAPMQRKIDRMYCQELSAPQPALAPFRASSIVAFDAPRARPPQA; encoded by the coding sequence ATGGAAAAGATCTCGACCAGCTCTGGGAATCGACTTCTGGCGGCGTTGCCGCCGGCGGATTTGGGCTTGCTCGCGCCTCACTTCCAAACAGTCTCGTTCCAATCCGACGCCGTCTTGGTGCGGTCGGGCGATCAACTCGACCAGGTTTATTTTCCCCACAGCGGCGCGATCGCCTTCATGCTCGATATGCCCGACGGGCAAACCGTCGCAACCACGTTGATGGGACGGGAAGGCGCTTTGGCTTCGCTCTCCGTGCTCGGCCCATCGCTTTCCTCCGTGACTGCGATTGCTCGCGTGGCCGGCACGGCATCACTGATTTCCGTCGCGAAATTCCGGGCTGCCTATGCGCAAAGCGAAGCCATCAGGAATGTCGTGCAGGTGCACGCCCGCGCGCTGTTGTTACAGCTCCAGCACGTGGCCGCCTGCAATGCGCTGCATCGGGTGGATCGCCGCATGGCGCGGTGGCTCCTACAGCTCCACGACCGCGTTCCCGACGACGTGCTTCCGCTGACGCAGGAGGCGCTTGCCCAATTGCTCGGGGTGCGGCGAACGACGGTGACGCTGACGATGAGCAAGCTTCGCGCGGCGGGCGCCATTCCGTCCGACCGGCGCGGCTTTGTAGAGATCGACCGGGCGCGGCTCGAGCGCGTCGCATGCGCCTGTTATGCGCCGATGCAGCGCAAGATCGATCGGATGTATTGCCAGGAATTGTCGGCGCCGCAACCTGCCCTTGCGCCGTTCCGCGCAAGCTCCATTGTCGCCTTCGACGCCCCGCGCGCTAGACCCCCTCAAGCGTGA
- a CDS encoding ABC transporter permease — translation MNFDAIVTGRTGGGRLLFTTITALSLAIMYAPVLYLLLASLNPDAQLGLVTPSRYSLKWYFALLDDGRLAGALKESAMVGLATAALATPIGLSAALAYRAMTRLRGVFLLVILSAMFVPGTIEGLGLSATLRVVGLAPSWVTIAIGHLLWTLPFAAVVSLIGLSAVRPSTIAAARDLGAGPIRAFVDITLPLMRTNLLSSFVFAFLLSLNEQARAYYLAGRQNTLPLYMFGAMNSGASPTIYAFSGAIIVISVAIVALVFAGLMGQQSRR, via the coding sequence ATGAACTTCGATGCAATCGTCACGGGACGCACCGGCGGCGGCCGGCTTTTGTTCACCACTATCACGGCGCTGAGCCTGGCAATCATGTATGCGCCAGTACTGTACCTGCTGCTTGCATCGTTGAACCCGGACGCGCAGCTTGGACTCGTTACGCCGAGCCGCTATAGCCTCAAATGGTATTTTGCGCTTCTCGACGATGGCCGCCTCGCTGGGGCTCTCAAGGAAAGCGCAATGGTCGGGCTCGCAACAGCCGCACTGGCGACGCCGATCGGCCTCTCTGCTGCGCTCGCTTACCGGGCGATGACGCGCCTGCGCGGCGTATTCCTCCTCGTCATTCTCTCGGCCATGTTCGTCCCGGGTACGATTGAGGGCCTCGGTCTGTCGGCGACTCTGAGAGTTGTCGGTCTCGCCCCATCTTGGGTCACCATAGCAATCGGACATCTTCTGTGGACGCTGCCGTTCGCCGCTGTGGTCTCGCTCATCGGCCTGTCGGCGGTCAGGCCCAGCACCATCGCGGCGGCCCGCGACCTCGGCGCCGGGCCAATACGGGCCTTCGTCGACATAACCCTGCCGCTTATGCGCACCAATCTCCTCTCGAGCTTCGTCTTTGCATTTCTCCTTTCACTGAACGAGCAGGCGCGCGCGTACTACCTGGCCGGTCGCCAGAACACGCTTCCGCTTTATATGTTCGGCGCGATGAATTCGGGTGCCTCGCCGACCATCTATGCATTTTCAGGCGCGATCATCGTCATCTCGGTCGCAATCGTCGCCTTGGTCTTTGCCGGCCTAATGGGGCAGCAGAGCCGGCGGTAG
- a CDS encoding alpha/beta fold hydrolase yields the protein MLSVTEAKPSLLKISDKLSVRFQKTGSGPPLLLIHTIRTQLEYFRALAPLLAGSHTVYAIDLPGHGHSPIDPSASFDEPYFRRAVIGFIEELDLSDVTLVGESIGGALALTVAASLPQRLKRVFAINSYDYETRYGDGIRRGNWLANFIIGSLQIPVLGAINASLENKIVLGKIMGGGYHDPRKLPADLLAEFDEVAHRPGYKRVARKVLAGWRSWSKARDYYQQISVPVTLIYGDSDWSRPDERERTRSLIPASRMLTLNNTGHFSAVENPSELARVILPTERRQ from the coding sequence ATGCTCAGCGTGACTGAAGCCAAACCAAGTTTGCTCAAAATATCGGACAAGCTAAGCGTACGTTTTCAAAAGACCGGCAGCGGGCCTCCGCTGCTCCTCATACATACGATCCGGACGCAGCTCGAATATTTCCGCGCTCTTGCGCCCCTCCTCGCCGGGTCGCACACGGTGTACGCCATTGACCTTCCGGGTCACGGACACTCACCAATCGATCCAAGCGCGAGCTTCGATGAACCCTACTTCAGGCGGGCCGTCATAGGTTTTATCGAGGAGCTGGATCTCTCGGACGTGACGCTCGTTGGCGAATCGATCGGCGGGGCATTAGCCCTCACAGTGGCGGCGTCGCTTCCGCAGCGGCTGAAGCGGGTCTTTGCGATCAACTCCTATGACTATGAGACCCGCTACGGCGACGGCATTCGACGTGGCAACTGGTTGGCGAATTTCATCATCGGAAGTCTGCAGATCCCGGTCCTCGGCGCGATCAATGCATCGCTCGAAAACAAGATCGTCCTCGGCAAGATCATGGGCGGCGGATATCACGACCCACGCAAACTGCCGGCGGATCTGCTTGCTGAGTTCGATGAGGTAGCCCACCGCCCGGGATACAAGCGGGTCGCACGCAAGGTGCTGGCAGGTTGGCGCTCCTGGAGCAAGGCCCGCGACTACTATCAGCAGATCTCGGTCCCTGTGACGCTCATCTATGGCGATAGCGATTGGTCTCGACCAGATGAGCGCGAACGCACGCGGTCGCTGATCCCCGCCTCGCGGATGTTGACTCTGAATAATACCGGCCACTTCTCAGCTGTCGAGAATCCGTCCGAGCTGGCTCGTGTGATCCTGCCTACAGAACGACGGCAATGA
- a CDS encoding PRC-barrel domain-containing protein, with the protein MPSVKRHELTILNAYGEAQSELIGKAVVLTDGKAGTVENVWLDELHGLRISIKGHDGR; encoded by the coding sequence ATGCCATCGGTGAAACGCCATGAGTTAACAATCTTGAACGCGTACGGTGAGGCGCAATCTGAATTGATCGGCAAAGCCGTCGTCCTTACCGATGGAAAGGCAGGCACGGTGGAGAACGTTTGGCTGGATGAATTGCACGGGCTTCGGATTTCGATCAAAGGCCATGACGGAAGGTAG
- a CDS encoding PotD/PotF family extracellular solute-binding protein gives MAHSIGNGFPPGVFSQLTRRQLVQNGVLGAGALAVGSLGLPRAARALDEINFWATGTLDIGDDGWRTIANDSGVKVDFTDNGNDPGPVVAKLVAGNANDIYDVGGLQGGSEKELARRDLIAPWDISQIPNYASVWQWAKDIPYLTHDGKAYGMPTVINADSIIAVRDKAGSIDSYGVIFDPKLKGKTAMEDAWINSVIFTAIYLKNSENAKIAEPGNLTADELGLVMEFLIKHKRDRQFRTFWNGWEQGLQLLANQEVWVMTGWEPIVYAARMRGVDCYYAVPKEGYEGWANNTILLKSAVVRDRAKAAHQLVNALFSGFYGCKLGVLRGYVVPTDNNVAYATAHANAFDPAGVRKLAEHVKQKFAGKIYWQNTRPDNFQLYETWWQKLRNA, from the coding sequence ATGGCGCACAGCATCGGGAATGGCTTTCCGCCGGGCGTATTCTCCCAGTTGACACGCCGCCAGCTCGTTCAGAACGGTGTTCTTGGTGCTGGCGCGCTGGCAGTCGGAAGTTTGGGCCTGCCGCGCGCCGCCCGAGCGTTAGATGAGATCAATTTTTGGGCAACCGGCACGCTCGATATCGGCGACGACGGTTGGAGAACCATTGCAAACGACAGCGGTGTCAAAGTCGACTTCACCGATAACGGCAACGACCCGGGGCCGGTCGTTGCCAAGCTCGTGGCTGGCAACGCAAACGACATTTATGATGTCGGAGGGCTCCAGGGAGGCAGCGAAAAGGAACTGGCGAGACGCGACCTGATTGCGCCCTGGGATATTTCGCAAATACCAAATTATGCGAGCGTGTGGCAGTGGGCGAAGGACATTCCCTACCTGACCCACGATGGCAAGGCCTACGGAATGCCGACCGTCATCAATGCCGATTCCATCATCGCCGTAAGAGACAAGGCTGGCAGCATCGACAGCTATGGCGTCATCTTTGATCCGAAGCTGAAGGGCAAGACCGCTATGGAAGACGCCTGGATCAACAGCGTCATCTTTACCGCCATTTATCTGAAGAACTCGGAGAATGCGAAGATTGCCGAGCCCGGCAACCTGACCGCTGACGAGCTCGGGCTGGTCATGGAATTCCTGATCAAGCACAAGCGGGACCGCCAGTTCCGCACGTTCTGGAACGGTTGGGAACAGGGTCTTCAGCTCTTGGCCAACCAGGAGGTCTGGGTGATGACTGGCTGGGAACCCATTGTTTATGCCGCGCGGATGCGGGGTGTCGATTGCTATTATGCCGTGCCGAAGGAAGGCTACGAGGGATGGGCTAACAATACCATCCTGCTGAAGAGCGCGGTGGTCCGCGATCGTGCAAAGGCGGCCCATCAGTTGGTCAATGCCCTTTTCTCGGGATTCTACGGCTGCAAGCTCGGCGTGCTGCGCGGCTATGTCGTTCCCACCGACAACAACGTCGCCTACGCGACGGCTCATGCGAATGCTTTCGATCCGGCGGGCGTCCGGAAACTGGCCGAACATGTGAAGCAAAAGTTTGCCGGCAAGATCTATTGGCAAAACACCCGGCCGGACAATTTCCAGCTCTACGAAACATGGTGGCAGAAATTGAGGAACGCGTAG
- a CDS encoding GAF domain-containing protein produces the protein MTDANDPQQVIADLQCRLDEAIAQQAATADVLKVISRSTFDLQSVLETLITSAVKLCGANRGSIFLREGDVFPLRAASSTTPEFLQYWAANPPKTGRGSATSRVIASGKVEVITDVLADPEMQMPASSLNRIRGTLGVPMLRDNQVEGVLVLTRPEPGPFPQSQIDLVQTFADQAMIAIENARLFDEVQAKTADLHESLRHQTATSEVLQVISRSPGELDPVFQTILSSASRICDAQFGLLLLYEAGGFRCASMFNLPSAFAATFLRNPIICPPPIDPLGRLIATQQLVHVIDVKQEPAYLTGFPPIVELA, from the coding sequence GTGACGGATGCCAACGATCCCCAGCAGGTCATTGCTGATCTCCAGTGTAGGCTCGACGAGGCAATTGCACAGCAGGCCGCCACCGCGGACGTGCTCAAGGTCATCAGCCGTTCGACCTTCGACCTCCAAAGCGTTCTCGAAACACTGATAACGTCCGCGGTTAAATTGTGCGGCGCCAATCGGGGTTCGATCTTCCTTCGCGAAGGCGACGTGTTTCCGCTGAGAGCAGCGTCCAGCACCACTCCCGAATTCCTGCAATATTGGGCAGCAAACCCGCCAAAAACGGGCCGCGGTTCGGCCACCTCGCGCGTCATCGCGTCGGGGAAAGTCGAAGTTATAACCGATGTTCTTGCCGACCCTGAAATGCAAATGCCCGCGAGTTCCTTGAACAGAATTCGCGGGACGCTTGGTGTGCCAATGCTCAGAGACAACCAGGTCGAGGGCGTGCTGGTGCTGACGCGACCCGAGCCCGGCCCGTTCCCCCAAAGTCAGATCGATCTGGTGCAGACCTTTGCCGACCAGGCGATGATCGCCATCGAGAACGCCCGCCTGTTCGACGAGGTACAGGCGAAGACTGCCGACTTGCACGAATCGCTGCGGCACCAGACCGCAACCTCCGAGGTGTTGCAGGTCATCAGCCGCTCGCCCGGTGAACTCGATCCCGTGTTCCAGACAATCCTGTCGAGTGCGAGCAGGATCTGTGATGCCCAATTTGGCCTGTTGCTTCTCTACGAAGCCGGCGGCTTCCGCTGCGCCTCAATGTTCAACCTGCCGTCGGCTTTCGCGGCGACCTTTTTGCGCAATCCGATCATCTGCCCGCCGCCGATCGACCCGTTGGGGCGGCTGATTGCGACCCAGCAACTCGTCCATGTTATCGACGTCAAGCAGGAGCCGGCTTATCTCACCGGCTTCCCGCCGATCGTGGAACTGGCTTAG
- a CDS encoding IS3 family transposase (programmed frameshift), with product MTKRSRRTHSPAFKAKVALAAVKGEKTLAELAQLFDVHPNQITTWKTQLLEGAAGVFGQDNGPAEAPVDLKALHAKIGELALENGFFVRRAHQGGPAERKAMIDRDHDLSVVRQAKVLNLARSTVYYEPRPVSAEDLVLMRRLDELHLDYPFAGARMLRSLLQREGMQIGRRHVATLMKRMGIEAIYRRPNTSKPAPGHKIYPYLLRGLKIERPNQVWAMDISYIPMRRGFVYLAAVVDVFSRRVLVHRVSITMETIFCVEALQEALAKHGRPEIFNTDQGSQFTSLDFTGVLLDANIAISMDGKGAWRDNVFVERLWRTVKYEEVYLRAYDSVLEARASISKYLAFYNRGRPHSSLDERTPDEAYFGAQTMVTAA from the exons ATGACGAAGAGGAGTCGCCGGACGCATTCTCCGGCATTCAAGGCAAAGGTGGCTTTGGCGGCCGTGAAGGGGGAGAAGACGTTGGCCGAGCTGGCGCAATTGTTTGATGTCCATCCGAACCAGATCACGACCTGGAAGACCCAACTCCTGGAAGGCGCCGCCGGAGTGTTTGGGCAGGACAACGGACCGGCCGAGGCGCCGGTCGATTTGAAGGCGTTACATGCCAAGATCGGCGAGCTTGCGTTGGAGAACG GATTTTTTGTCCGGCGCGCTCACCAAGGCGGGCCTGCTGAGCGCAAAGCGATGATCGACCGCGACCATGATCTGTCTGTCGTGCGCCAGGCGAAGGTCCTGAACCTTGCCCGCAGTACGGTTTACTATGAACCTCGGCCGGTTTCGGCCGAGGACCTTGTCTTGATGCGCCGGCTCGATGAGCTGCACCTCGATTATCCCTTCGCAGGGGCGCGCATGCTGCGATCGCTGTTGCAGCGTGAGGGCATGCAGATTGGCCGCCGCCACGTCGCGACGCTGATGAAGCGCATGGGGATCGAGGCGATCTATCGCCGTCCGAACACGAGCAAGCCCGCACCGGGCCACAAGATCTACCCGTACCTATTGCGCGGATTGAAGATCGAGCGGCCGAACCAGGTCTGGGCAATGGACATCAGCTACATTCCGATGCGACGTGGATTCGTCTACCTCGCGGCGGTCGTCGATGTGTTCAGCCGACGGGTGTTGGTCCATCGCGTATCGATCACGATGGAGACGATATTCTGCGTCGAAGCGCTCCAGGAGGCGTTGGCGAAGCACGGCAGGCCCGAGATCTTCAACACGGATCAGGGTAGCCAGTTCACCAGCCTCGACTTCACCGGCGTGCTGCTGGACGCGAACATCGCCATCAGCATGGACGGCAAGGGTGCCTGGCGCGACAACGTGTTCGTCGAGCGGCTGTGGCGCACTGTCAAATACGAGGAAGTCTATCTGCGTGCTTACGACAGCGTGCTCGAGGCGCGAGCATCGATTTCCAAATATCTGGCGTTCTACAACCGAGGACGTCCTCACTCGAGCCTTGACGAACGCACGCCCGACGAGGCTTACTTCGGCGCGCAAACGATGGTGACGGCCGCATGA
- a CDS encoding sulfite exporter TauE/SafE family protein produces the protein MPPLDTAVIVLAGIAFLGAFVNGALGYGFSSLTVPVALVFYANRILNPAVVLVEVATNFYVLFINLSGVATVWKRVFPIIVGLLPGIGIGALVLASVQPGWIKLATYALILPLILVQAAGWRRPIRQTWWVGLPFGTALGILYSVTTISGPPLAMLFSHVVVEHLSCSVSLSPFQKATIIGP, from the coding sequence ATGCCTCCTCTTGATACTGCGGTGATCGTTCTGGCCGGCATTGCTTTTCTTGGAGCCTTCGTAAATGGCGCGCTCGGCTATGGGTTTTCTTCGCTCACCGTGCCGGTGGCTCTCGTTTTCTACGCAAACCGCATCCTGAATCCCGCCGTCGTTCTGGTCGAGGTTGCCACCAACTTCTACGTTCTCTTTATCAATCTGAGCGGCGTTGCAACTGTATGGAAGAGGGTGTTTCCAATCATCGTCGGGCTCCTGCCCGGCATCGGAATCGGAGCCTTGGTTCTCGCGTCGGTTCAGCCAGGCTGGATCAAACTCGCGACCTACGCACTCATTCTGCCGCTCATCCTCGTTCAGGCAGCCGGTTGGCGGAGACCAATTCGGCAGACATGGTGGGTCGGTCTTCCCTTTGGGACTGCACTGGGCATCCTGTATTCAGTCACCACCATCTCGGGACCGCCGCTGGCGATGCTGTTCAGCCATGTCGTCGTTGAACACCTAAGCTGCTCGGTTTCGCTCAGCCCTTTTCAAAAGGCGACTATCATCGGACCATAG
- a CDS encoding PilZ domain-containing protein, whose amino-acid sequence MMGNDRKAQRVRFDHKHAVSIMGVDGTWRRSCILLDASASGAKLEVDGSTDPLKAQEFFLVLSSTGLAFRRCELIWVDGSQVGIHFVTAKTKGKANPEKRLVRSQ is encoded by the coding sequence ATGATGGGAAACGATCGAAAGGCACAGCGTGTTCGGTTTGATCACAAGCATGCTGTCAGCATCATGGGTGTCGATGGAACGTGGCGACGGAGCTGTATTCTCCTCGACGCCTCTGCAAGCGGCGCCAAACTTGAGGTCGATGGCTCGACCGACCCCCTGAAAGCGCAGGAATTCTTCCTCGTTCTGTCCTCCACTGGTCTGGCATTTCGACGGTGCGAGCTGATTTGGGTCGATGGCTCTCAAGTCGGCATTCATTTCGTCACCGCAAAGACAAAGGGCAAGGCGAACCCAGAGAAACGTCTCGTTCGTTCACAGTAA
- a CDS encoding ABC transporter permease has product MAEIEERVVPHEPGPDESVGARWRPAGFLLALPSLAVFVGVGFIPLALITTWSFWSFDPDTYWIKPAWSFASYAALLENGRATVFLRTAGLAALTATASTLLAVPTAAVVGLLSGPRRAALLLALFTIPFFTSGLVRAFAWRLVLGRQGVINNALMSLGIVETPAEWLLFSDFAVLLGMVAAYLPFAIVPIVLAFARIEHSVIRASQDLGAGFWTVLATIVLPLVLPGIVAGFLFVFVVAVGTSMEIQLLGGAGASSISIMIDDVLRVVNFPLAFAIATVVITLLTVLIIIANRALRLSRLFESLGI; this is encoded by the coding sequence GTGGCAGAAATTGAGGAACGCGTAGTGCCTCACGAACCGGGGCCCGACGAAAGCGTGGGCGCCCGCTGGCGGCCGGCGGGCTTCCTCCTCGCGCTCCCGTCGCTCGCGGTTTTTGTCGGGGTGGGCTTCATTCCGCTGGCACTGATCACGACGTGGAGTTTCTGGAGCTTCGATCCTGATACCTACTGGATCAAGCCCGCCTGGTCGTTCGCGTCATATGCGGCCCTCCTTGAGAACGGACGAGCAACCGTTTTTCTGCGCACGGCGGGCCTCGCCGCACTGACGGCTACTGCTTCCACGCTACTCGCTGTTCCGACCGCGGCGGTCGTCGGTCTGTTGAGCGGACCGCGCCGGGCTGCGCTCCTCCTCGCACTGTTCACCATTCCATTCTTTACGAGCGGCCTCGTGCGCGCCTTTGCATGGCGCCTCGTGCTTGGTCGGCAGGGCGTCATCAACAACGCACTAATGAGCCTTGGAATTGTGGAGACTCCAGCTGAATGGCTTTTGTTCTCCGATTTTGCGGTCCTGCTGGGGATGGTCGCCGCCTATCTGCCATTCGCGATAGTTCCCATTGTGCTGGCATTCGCACGGATCGAACATTCAGTGATTCGTGCAAGCCAGGACCTTGGTGCAGGCTTCTGGACCGTGCTCGCAACCATCGTCTTGCCGCTCGTCCTGCCAGGAATCGTGGCGGGCTTTCTGTTCGTATTCGTCGTCGCCGTTGGCACATCCATGGAGATCCAGCTTCTTGGAGGGGCTGGTGCTTCTTCCATTTCCATCATGATCGACGATGTGCTGAGAGTGGTGAATTTCCCCCTCGCCTTCGCCATCGCTACGGTTGTCATCACTCTGCTCACCGTCCTCATCATCATCGCAAATCGCGCGCTCAGGCTATCGCGCCTGTTCGAAAGCCTCGGCATATGA
- a CDS encoding thermonuclease family protein yields MTDDRYGRTAPTCAADGVDFGEWLVRNGYALDWLQYSKGKYEAAQRGTERAVRGMWEGSYVRPWLYRACIRSAERRAAARMTRIRIPNARGISQRRNS; encoded by the coding sequence GTGACCGACGATCGATACGGTCGCACGGCACCGACCTGCGCGGCGGACGGTGTCGATTTCGGCGAATGGCTGGTCCGCAATGGCTACGCGCTGGATTGGCTGCAATACTCCAAAGGCAAGTACGAAGCGGCACAACGTGGGACCGAGCGTGCCGTGCGCGGTATGTGGGAAGGCAGCTATGTCCGGCCTTGGCTGTATCGCGCCTGCATCCGATCGGCGGAACGCAGGGCGGCTGCTCGGATGACGCGAATACGCATCCCTAATGCGCGCGGCATTAGCCAACGGCGCAACTCGTAG
- a CDS encoding ABC transporter ATP-binding protein, producing the protein MSSPAAITLDRVTKVYDKPVVSDISLEVPEGSFVTVLGPSGAGKSTILQMIGGFLQPTAGRILFAGTDVTALPPNKRPCNTIFQDLGLFPHMTVAENVAYGLKVRGVDPATRRKCTAEMLAIVALEGYERRRIHQLSGGQRQRVALARALVLDPAVLLLDEPLTGLDERLRQQLRGEISRLHRQLGATILAVTHNQDEALSLSDRIIVLRAGRIEQIGTPREVFERPANTFVAWFVGFDVILKPERVDSGTADWHARVAGRDIRCEPPVSRDPANGYVLVLRPERIRIAHPKERSDLGPLTVISTAYKGRDVEVESRLIDGQALKFLISADPGVAVPAPGSSIEIVWEPMKPLLLPDAPVEP; encoded by the coding sequence ATGAGTTCGCCAGCCGCCATAACGCTCGATCGTGTAACCAAGGTCTACGACAAACCTGTCGTGTCCGACATTTCGTTGGAGGTGCCGGAGGGAAGCTTCGTCACGGTGCTGGGACCTTCCGGCGCTGGCAAGAGCACGATATTGCAAATGATCGGTGGCTTCCTGCAGCCGACCGCAGGCCGTATTCTCTTCGCCGGTACGGACGTGACGGCGCTTCCGCCCAACAAGCGGCCATGCAACACGATCTTTCAGGACCTCGGCCTGTTTCCGCACATGACTGTTGCCGAGAACGTCGCCTATGGCCTCAAGGTACGCGGCGTCGACCCAGCCACGCGGCGCAAGTGCACGGCGGAGATGCTCGCTATCGTTGCCCTTGAAGGCTACGAGCGGCGCCGCATACACCAGCTTTCCGGAGGTCAGCGCCAACGCGTGGCGCTTGCCCGAGCGCTGGTGCTCGACCCTGCTGTTCTTCTGCTCGACGAGCCATTGACGGGGCTCGACGAGCGATTGCGCCAGCAACTGCGCGGCGAGATCAGTCGGCTGCACCGACAACTCGGCGCGACCATCCTTGCCGTCACTCACAATCAGGATGAGGCTCTGTCTCTAAGCGATCGGATTATAGTCCTGCGAGCGGGCCGCATCGAACAGATCGGTACGCCGCGCGAAGTCTTCGAACGACCGGCCAATACCTTCGTCGCGTGGTTCGTTGGGTTCGACGTAATATTGAAGCCGGAGCGCGTCGATTCCGGCACTGCCGACTGGCATGCGCGCGTTGCTGGACGAGATATCCGCTGTGAACCGCCCGTCAGCCGTGACCCGGCGAACGGTTATGTGCTGGTCCTCCGACCCGAGCGGATCAGGATCGCACACCCAAAAGAGCGAAGTGATCTCGGGCCGCTCACGGTCATTTCCACCGCCTACAAGGGCCGAGACGTCGAGGTTGAGAGCCGCTTGATTGATGGTCAAGCGCTCAAATTTCTCATCTCCGCAGATCCGGGTGTCGCGGTACCCGCACCAGGCAGCAGCATCGAGATTGTTTGGGAACCCATGAAGCCGCTATTGCTGCCGGACGCGCCGGTCGAGCCCTGA
- a CDS encoding GDCCVxC domain-containing (seleno)protein, with protein MELNSTLTCPACGHQATETMPTDACQFFYDCKGCGTRFNPKAGDCCVFCTYGSVPCPPVQEQGKAKCCE; from the coding sequence ATGGAATTGAACTCGACCCTGACCTGTCCAGCCTGCGGCCACCAAGCCACCGAGACCATGCCAACCGACGCCTGCCAGTTCTTCTATGACTGCAAGGGCTGCGGCACCCGGTTTAACCCCAAGGCTGGCGATTGTTGCGTGTTTTGCACTTATGGCTCTGTCCCGTGCCCGCCGGTTCAAGAACAAGGCAAAGCAAAATGCTGCGAATAA